A genomic region of Seriola aureovittata isolate HTS-2021-v1 ecotype China chromosome 21, ASM2101889v1, whole genome shotgun sequence contains the following coding sequences:
- the nlrc3 gene encoding NLR family CARD domain-containing protein 3 isoform X2 produces MERKAHYDSILDRSKRITWQDDCYVDLQSTSCSLSSQAETEELSWIKKHQDELRRFTSASFLEEMLAHLRKVNVLSSAEETRIKEAGRLQDQVNMLTTTVSGKDTQGSDALQGFVESSDSQVAQLIINHDYMVKEHKEVLLRRYEQCRDRDSVSCPKLNISARTLLLVDGLSDIQQKEHDLMQVGATQGGKRNHLRQLVLAKLLEPLTRVSLPPRVSLTVGVAGIGKTTWVRHFIRQWSQGAICSDVSFVLPFTFCQLNSLEKLSAEKLVKMAFPHLTDPNLILSSSCRTLLILDGLDEFRCTLNFSDAAPCSDPKKEVSIDDLVTNIIRGNLLPDVAVWVTSRPGVASLIPGGLVDRVTEIPGFSPKDIQIFLNHHFSEKDFARKIWAHLESHKILMVMCYIPCICWIVADTLMYIMQSETQESLPRTCTELYAHFCSMKAEVGEPRGREPVKTEQLHGSNRKLLGNLGRLAFYGLLKHKYTFSEQDLRAYGIDLLLTQGSLGAGVLVREESAIYTTYRFTHLTLQEFLAATFYHISSKRAIFDLFSESTMSWPKIGFQNHFRSAFQHAQQAEEGHLDVFVRFLTGLLCPMALKPLAGLLALGKDDGNQKGWAAGFLQGLLDSGGAVVSLRAVNLAYCLQELQHTELLRSVEDDLRLGSLAGKLSRAHCVVLGYLLHVSPECSEQTNLTGSLNYATVKCLLPQLLYCSHLRLENNHFKDDVMELLGSLLSAKDCHIQKISLAENAISNKGAKALSRALLVNRTLISLNLRNNNIGSKGAKFLAEALKMNQVLVSINFQNNAIEEEGAQALAEVLQCNRKLVSLNVRKNTIGAGGAKRIADALKTNRTLTKLILCSNQLGDKGTVALAEALTLNHTLLSLQLQSNSISNRGMTALTKALRLNRGLVSLNLRENSIGVEGAKNMAHALHENNSLQDLDLTANLLHDDGVQAIAGAIKFNQGLTSLHLQWNFIKSSATKALAHALISNSTMQLLDLQENAIGNEGVIFLAEALKTNASLHTLCLQGVSAGTKGAIAMAEALLTNQTLQTLDLRGNTVGMEGAKALANALKSNRSLKSLNLQENSLGMDGAIFIATALKGNHQLTYINLQGNGIGESGAKVISDAIRANAPGCVVDI; encoded by the exons ATGGAGAGGAAGGCACATTACGATTCTATCCTGGACCGAAGCAAACGCATTACCTGGCAGGACGACTGCTACGTGGACCTTCAGTCTAcgtcctgctctctctcttcacaaGCAGAAACAGAGG AACTTAGCTGGATCAAAAAGCATCAAGACGAGCTGCGACGCTTCACTTCAGCCTCCTTCCTGGAGGAGATGTTAGCCCACCTGAGAAAGGTGAATGTGCTGAGTTCAGCTGAGGAGACCAGGATCAAGGAAGCGGGCCGGCTACAGGACCAGGTTAATATGCTCACAACTACAGTCAGTGGCAAGGACACTCAAGGCTCTGATGCCCTCCAGGGTTTCGTAGAGAGCTCAGATTCTCAGGTGGCCCAGCTCATCATAAACCACG ATTACATGGTGAAGGAGCACAAAGAGGTGCTTTTACGTCGATATGAGcagtgcagagacagagattCAGTCAGCTGCCCCAAATTGAACATCTCGGCAAGAACCTTACTTCTGGTCGACGGGCTTTCTGACATCCAGCAAAAGGAGCATGACCTGATGCAGGTTGGGGCGACtcaaggagggaaaagaaatcATCTCAGACAGCTGGTGCTGGCCAAGCTTCTGGAGCCCCTGACGCGGGTCAGTTTGCCTCCCAGGGTCTCCCTCACAGTTGGAGTCGCCGGTATTGGCAAGACCACCTGGGTCAGACACTTCATCAGACAGTGGAGCCAAGGGGCCATCTGTTCAGATGTGAGCTTCGTCTTACCTTTTACCTTTTGTCAGCTGAACTCACTGGAGAAGCTTTCAGCTGAGAAATTGGTAAAAATGGCTTTTCCTCATTTAACAGACCCCAATCTGATCTTGAGCAGCTCCTGTCGGACACTGCTCATACTTGATGGTTTGGATGAATTCCGCTGCACATTAAATTTTTCTGATGCAGCACCCTGCAGCGACCCGAAGAAAGAAGTGTCCATTGACGACTTAGTTACTAACATCATCCGGGGGAATCTGCTGCCTGACGTAGCAGTGTGGGTGACTTCCAGGCCGGGAGTGGCCTCGCTCATCCCAGGAGGACTGGTAGACAGGGTGACAGAGATCCCAGGATTCAGCCCAAAGGACATCCAGATCTTCCTAAACCACCACTTCTCCGAGAAGGATTTCGCTAGGAAAATATGGGCACACTTGGAGTCCCATAAGATCTTAATGGTGATGTGCTACATACCGTGCATTTGCTGGATAGTAGCTGATACTCTGATGTACATCATGCAGAGTGAAACACAGGAGAGCCTTCCAAGGACTTGCACTGAGCTCTACGCCCACTTCTGTTCCATGAAGGCAGAAGTAGGCGAACCAAGAGGCAGGGAGCCTGTGAAAACGGAGCAGCTTCATGGGAGCAATCGTAAACTGCTGGGGAATCTTGGGCGACTGGCATTTTATGGGCTCCTCAAACACAAGTACACCTTCAGTGAGCAGGACCTCAGGGCCTATGGGATAGATCTACTGTTAACTCAAGGCAGTCTTGGTGCAGGAGTTCTTGTTCGGGAGGAGTCAGCCATATACACAACCTATCGGTTCACACATCTGACGCTGCAGGAGTTTCTTGCAGCTACTTTCTACCATATCTCCTCCAAGCGAGCCATCTTTGACTTGTTCTCAGAGAGCACCATGTCCTGGCCCAAGATCGGTTTCCAGAATCACTTCAGAAGTGCCTTTCAGCATGCACAACAGGCTGAAGAAGGTCATTTGGATGTGTTTGTGCGCTTCCTGACAGGCCTGCTGTGCCCAATGGCACTGAAACCTCTCGCTGGGCTTTTGGCCCTTGGGAAAGATGATGGAAATCAGAAGGGCTGGGCAGCAGGATTTTTACAAGGCCTCTTGGACAGCGGGGGTGCTGTGGTGTCCCTGCGTGCAGTCAACCTGGCTTATTGTTTACAAGAGCTgcaacacacagagctgttgcGGAGTGTAGAGGATGATTTACGGCTTGGTAGTCTGGCAGGGAAGTTAAGTCGGGCTCATTGTGTTGTGCTGGGCTACCTGCTGCATGTGTCTCCAGAGTGCAGCGAACAGACCAACCTTACAGGCTCTCTGAACTACGCCACAGTGAAATGTTTGCTCCCACAGTTGCTGTACTGCAGCCATCTCAG GTTGGAGAATAATCACTTCAAAGATGATGTCATGGAATTGCTGGGAAGCCTCCTGAGCGCCAAAGACTGCCATATTCAGAAGATAAG TTTGGCAGAAAACGCCATCAGCAACAAAGGAGCCAAAGCACTGAGCCGAGCCCTGTTGGTGAACCGGACACTAATTTCTCTCAA TCTCCGGAACAACAATATCGGCTCTAAAGGTGCAAAGTTCCTGGCTGAAGCTCTGAAAATGAACCAAGTCCTGGTATCGATCAA CTTCCAGAACAATGCCATTGAGGAAGAAGGAGCTCAGGCCCTTGCAGAAGTACTGCAGTGCAACCGCAAATTGGTGTCGCTGAA TGTACGGAAGAATACAATTGGAGCAGGTGGAGCCAAGAGGATTGCGGATGCGCTGAAGACAAACCGGACTCTCACAAAGCTGAT CCTTTGTAGCAACCAGCTTGGGGACAAAGGAACCGTGGCCCTGGCAGAGGCTTTGACACTCAACCACACTCTGCTCTCGCTTCA ACTTCAGAGTAACTCGATCAGCAACAGGGGGATGACTGCCTTAACCAAAGCACTCAGGCTGAACCGTGGCCTTGTCTCCTTAAA TTTAAGGGAGAACTCCATCGGGGTGGAGGGAGCAAAGAACATGGCCCATGCGCTCCATGAGAACAACTCTCTACAGGACCTCGA TCTCACAGCCAACCTCTTGCATGATGATGGTGTTCAGGCTATAGCTGGCGCAATCAAGTTTAATCAAGGCCTCACCTCTCTGCA TCTCCAGTGGAACTTCATCAAGTCCTCTGCCACTAAAGCTCTGGCCCATGCTCTGATCTCCAACAGCACAATGCAGCTCTTGGA tctACAGGAGAACGCTATTGGGAATGAAGGCGTCATTTTTCTTGCAGAAGCCCTGAAAACCAACGCGTCTCTTCATACATTGTG TCTCCAGGGGGTCTCAGCAGGCACAAAAGGCGCCATTGCCATGGCAGAGGCTCTATTGACCAACCAAACCCTGCAAACATTAGA tctaCGTGGGAACACTGTGGGGATGGAGGGAGCGAAAGCTCTGGCTAATGCACTGAAAAGCAACAGAAGCCTCAAGTCATTGAA TCTGCAGGAGAACTCTCTGGGTATGGATGGAGCAATATTCATTGCAACAGCCTTGAAGGGAAACCATCAACTGACATACATCAA tttgcAGGGAAACGGCATCGGCGAATCTGGAGCAAAGGTCATATCTGATGCCATAAGAGCCAATGCCCCGGGCTGTGTGGTGGATATCTGA
- the nlrc3 gene encoding NLR family CARD domain-containing protein 3 isoform X1: protein MYQTTMWKQFERSHTAMNLKRVGRDQNRDTNRNTWGQKISNSLMERKAHYDSILDRSKRITWQDDCYVDLQSTSCSLSSQAETEELSWIKKHQDELRRFTSASFLEEMLAHLRKVNVLSSAEETRIKEAGRLQDQVNMLTTTVSGKDTQGSDALQGFVESSDSQVAQLIINHDYMVKEHKEVLLRRYEQCRDRDSVSCPKLNISARTLLLVDGLSDIQQKEHDLMQVGATQGGKRNHLRQLVLAKLLEPLTRVSLPPRVSLTVGVAGIGKTTWVRHFIRQWSQGAICSDVSFVLPFTFCQLNSLEKLSAEKLVKMAFPHLTDPNLILSSSCRTLLILDGLDEFRCTLNFSDAAPCSDPKKEVSIDDLVTNIIRGNLLPDVAVWVTSRPGVASLIPGGLVDRVTEIPGFSPKDIQIFLNHHFSEKDFARKIWAHLESHKILMVMCYIPCICWIVADTLMYIMQSETQESLPRTCTELYAHFCSMKAEVGEPRGREPVKTEQLHGSNRKLLGNLGRLAFYGLLKHKYTFSEQDLRAYGIDLLLTQGSLGAGVLVREESAIYTTYRFTHLTLQEFLAATFYHISSKRAIFDLFSESTMSWPKIGFQNHFRSAFQHAQQAEEGHLDVFVRFLTGLLCPMALKPLAGLLALGKDDGNQKGWAAGFLQGLLDSGGAVVSLRAVNLAYCLQELQHTELLRSVEDDLRLGSLAGKLSRAHCVVLGYLLHVSPECSEQTNLTGSLNYATVKCLLPQLLYCSHLRLENNHFKDDVMELLGSLLSAKDCHIQKISLAENAISNKGAKALSRALLVNRTLISLNLRNNNIGSKGAKFLAEALKMNQVLVSINFQNNAIEEEGAQALAEVLQCNRKLVSLNVRKNTIGAGGAKRIADALKTNRTLTKLILCSNQLGDKGTVALAEALTLNHTLLSLQLQSNSISNRGMTALTKALRLNRGLVSLNLRENSIGVEGAKNMAHALHENNSLQDLDLTANLLHDDGVQAIAGAIKFNQGLTSLHLQWNFIKSSATKALAHALISNSTMQLLDLQENAIGNEGVIFLAEALKTNASLHTLCLQGVSAGTKGAIAMAEALLTNQTLQTLDLRGNTVGMEGAKALANALKSNRSLKSLNLQENSLGMDGAIFIATALKGNHQLTYINLQGNGIGESGAKVISDAIRANAPGCVVDI, encoded by the exons ATGTATCAAACGACAATGTGGAAACAATTTGAAAGGAGTCACACAGCGATGAACCTAAAGAGAGTTGGACGAGACcaaaacagag acacaaacaggaacacCTGGGGGCAGAAAATATCAAACTCTCTCATGGAGAGGAAGGCACATTACGATTCTATCCTGGACCGAAGCAAACGCATTACCTGGCAGGACGACTGCTACGTGGACCTTCAGTCTAcgtcctgctctctctcttcacaaGCAGAAACAGAGG AACTTAGCTGGATCAAAAAGCATCAAGACGAGCTGCGACGCTTCACTTCAGCCTCCTTCCTGGAGGAGATGTTAGCCCACCTGAGAAAGGTGAATGTGCTGAGTTCAGCTGAGGAGACCAGGATCAAGGAAGCGGGCCGGCTACAGGACCAGGTTAATATGCTCACAACTACAGTCAGTGGCAAGGACACTCAAGGCTCTGATGCCCTCCAGGGTTTCGTAGAGAGCTCAGATTCTCAGGTGGCCCAGCTCATCATAAACCACG ATTACATGGTGAAGGAGCACAAAGAGGTGCTTTTACGTCGATATGAGcagtgcagagacagagattCAGTCAGCTGCCCCAAATTGAACATCTCGGCAAGAACCTTACTTCTGGTCGACGGGCTTTCTGACATCCAGCAAAAGGAGCATGACCTGATGCAGGTTGGGGCGACtcaaggagggaaaagaaatcATCTCAGACAGCTGGTGCTGGCCAAGCTTCTGGAGCCCCTGACGCGGGTCAGTTTGCCTCCCAGGGTCTCCCTCACAGTTGGAGTCGCCGGTATTGGCAAGACCACCTGGGTCAGACACTTCATCAGACAGTGGAGCCAAGGGGCCATCTGTTCAGATGTGAGCTTCGTCTTACCTTTTACCTTTTGTCAGCTGAACTCACTGGAGAAGCTTTCAGCTGAGAAATTGGTAAAAATGGCTTTTCCTCATTTAACAGACCCCAATCTGATCTTGAGCAGCTCCTGTCGGACACTGCTCATACTTGATGGTTTGGATGAATTCCGCTGCACATTAAATTTTTCTGATGCAGCACCCTGCAGCGACCCGAAGAAAGAAGTGTCCATTGACGACTTAGTTACTAACATCATCCGGGGGAATCTGCTGCCTGACGTAGCAGTGTGGGTGACTTCCAGGCCGGGAGTGGCCTCGCTCATCCCAGGAGGACTGGTAGACAGGGTGACAGAGATCCCAGGATTCAGCCCAAAGGACATCCAGATCTTCCTAAACCACCACTTCTCCGAGAAGGATTTCGCTAGGAAAATATGGGCACACTTGGAGTCCCATAAGATCTTAATGGTGATGTGCTACATACCGTGCATTTGCTGGATAGTAGCTGATACTCTGATGTACATCATGCAGAGTGAAACACAGGAGAGCCTTCCAAGGACTTGCACTGAGCTCTACGCCCACTTCTGTTCCATGAAGGCAGAAGTAGGCGAACCAAGAGGCAGGGAGCCTGTGAAAACGGAGCAGCTTCATGGGAGCAATCGTAAACTGCTGGGGAATCTTGGGCGACTGGCATTTTATGGGCTCCTCAAACACAAGTACACCTTCAGTGAGCAGGACCTCAGGGCCTATGGGATAGATCTACTGTTAACTCAAGGCAGTCTTGGTGCAGGAGTTCTTGTTCGGGAGGAGTCAGCCATATACACAACCTATCGGTTCACACATCTGACGCTGCAGGAGTTTCTTGCAGCTACTTTCTACCATATCTCCTCCAAGCGAGCCATCTTTGACTTGTTCTCAGAGAGCACCATGTCCTGGCCCAAGATCGGTTTCCAGAATCACTTCAGAAGTGCCTTTCAGCATGCACAACAGGCTGAAGAAGGTCATTTGGATGTGTTTGTGCGCTTCCTGACAGGCCTGCTGTGCCCAATGGCACTGAAACCTCTCGCTGGGCTTTTGGCCCTTGGGAAAGATGATGGAAATCAGAAGGGCTGGGCAGCAGGATTTTTACAAGGCCTCTTGGACAGCGGGGGTGCTGTGGTGTCCCTGCGTGCAGTCAACCTGGCTTATTGTTTACAAGAGCTgcaacacacagagctgttgcGGAGTGTAGAGGATGATTTACGGCTTGGTAGTCTGGCAGGGAAGTTAAGTCGGGCTCATTGTGTTGTGCTGGGCTACCTGCTGCATGTGTCTCCAGAGTGCAGCGAACAGACCAACCTTACAGGCTCTCTGAACTACGCCACAGTGAAATGTTTGCTCCCACAGTTGCTGTACTGCAGCCATCTCAG GTTGGAGAATAATCACTTCAAAGATGATGTCATGGAATTGCTGGGAAGCCTCCTGAGCGCCAAAGACTGCCATATTCAGAAGATAAG TTTGGCAGAAAACGCCATCAGCAACAAAGGAGCCAAAGCACTGAGCCGAGCCCTGTTGGTGAACCGGACACTAATTTCTCTCAA TCTCCGGAACAACAATATCGGCTCTAAAGGTGCAAAGTTCCTGGCTGAAGCTCTGAAAATGAACCAAGTCCTGGTATCGATCAA CTTCCAGAACAATGCCATTGAGGAAGAAGGAGCTCAGGCCCTTGCAGAAGTACTGCAGTGCAACCGCAAATTGGTGTCGCTGAA TGTACGGAAGAATACAATTGGAGCAGGTGGAGCCAAGAGGATTGCGGATGCGCTGAAGACAAACCGGACTCTCACAAAGCTGAT CCTTTGTAGCAACCAGCTTGGGGACAAAGGAACCGTGGCCCTGGCAGAGGCTTTGACACTCAACCACACTCTGCTCTCGCTTCA ACTTCAGAGTAACTCGATCAGCAACAGGGGGATGACTGCCTTAACCAAAGCACTCAGGCTGAACCGTGGCCTTGTCTCCTTAAA TTTAAGGGAGAACTCCATCGGGGTGGAGGGAGCAAAGAACATGGCCCATGCGCTCCATGAGAACAACTCTCTACAGGACCTCGA TCTCACAGCCAACCTCTTGCATGATGATGGTGTTCAGGCTATAGCTGGCGCAATCAAGTTTAATCAAGGCCTCACCTCTCTGCA TCTCCAGTGGAACTTCATCAAGTCCTCTGCCACTAAAGCTCTGGCCCATGCTCTGATCTCCAACAGCACAATGCAGCTCTTGGA tctACAGGAGAACGCTATTGGGAATGAAGGCGTCATTTTTCTTGCAGAAGCCCTGAAAACCAACGCGTCTCTTCATACATTGTG TCTCCAGGGGGTCTCAGCAGGCACAAAAGGCGCCATTGCCATGGCAGAGGCTCTATTGACCAACCAAACCCTGCAAACATTAGA tctaCGTGGGAACACTGTGGGGATGGAGGGAGCGAAAGCTCTGGCTAATGCACTGAAAAGCAACAGAAGCCTCAAGTCATTGAA TCTGCAGGAGAACTCTCTGGGTATGGATGGAGCAATATTCATTGCAACAGCCTTGAAGGGAAACCATCAACTGACATACATCAA tttgcAGGGAAACGGCATCGGCGAATCTGGAGCAAAGGTCATATCTGATGCCATAAGAGCCAATGCCCCGGGCTGTGTGGTGGATATCTGA
- the nlrc3 gene encoding NLR family CARD domain-containing protein 3 isoform X3: protein MLAHLRKVNVLSSAEETRIKEAGRLQDQVNMLTTTVSGKDTQGSDALQGFVESSDSQVAQLIINHDYMVKEHKEVLLRRYEQCRDRDSVSCPKLNISARTLLLVDGLSDIQQKEHDLMQVGATQGGKRNHLRQLVLAKLLEPLTRVSLPPRVSLTVGVAGIGKTTWVRHFIRQWSQGAICSDVSFVLPFTFCQLNSLEKLSAEKLVKMAFPHLTDPNLILSSSCRTLLILDGLDEFRCTLNFSDAAPCSDPKKEVSIDDLVTNIIRGNLLPDVAVWVTSRPGVASLIPGGLVDRVTEIPGFSPKDIQIFLNHHFSEKDFARKIWAHLESHKILMVMCYIPCICWIVADTLMYIMQSETQESLPRTCTELYAHFCSMKAEVGEPRGREPVKTEQLHGSNRKLLGNLGRLAFYGLLKHKYTFSEQDLRAYGIDLLLTQGSLGAGVLVREESAIYTTYRFTHLTLQEFLAATFYHISSKRAIFDLFSESTMSWPKIGFQNHFRSAFQHAQQAEEGHLDVFVRFLTGLLCPMALKPLAGLLALGKDDGNQKGWAAGFLQGLLDSGGAVVSLRAVNLAYCLQELQHTELLRSVEDDLRLGSLAGKLSRAHCVVLGYLLHVSPECSEQTNLTGSLNYATVKCLLPQLLYCSHLRLENNHFKDDVMELLGSLLSAKDCHIQKISLAENAISNKGAKALSRALLVNRTLISLNLRNNNIGSKGAKFLAEALKMNQVLVSINFQNNAIEEEGAQALAEVLQCNRKLVSLNVRKNTIGAGGAKRIADALKTNRTLTKLILCSNQLGDKGTVALAEALTLNHTLLSLQLQSNSISNRGMTALTKALRLNRGLVSLNLRENSIGVEGAKNMAHALHENNSLQDLDLTANLLHDDGVQAIAGAIKFNQGLTSLHLQWNFIKSSATKALAHALISNSTMQLLDLQENAIGNEGVIFLAEALKTNASLHTLCLQGVSAGTKGAIAMAEALLTNQTLQTLDLRGNTVGMEGAKALANALKSNRSLKSLNLQENSLGMDGAIFIATALKGNHQLTYINLQGNGIGESGAKVISDAIRANAPGCVVDI, encoded by the exons ATGTTAGCCCACCTGAGAAAGGTGAATGTGCTGAGTTCAGCTGAGGAGACCAGGATCAAGGAAGCGGGCCGGCTACAGGACCAGGTTAATATGCTCACAACTACAGTCAGTGGCAAGGACACTCAAGGCTCTGATGCCCTCCAGGGTTTCGTAGAGAGCTCAGATTCTCAGGTGGCCCAGCTCATCATAAACCACG ATTACATGGTGAAGGAGCACAAAGAGGTGCTTTTACGTCGATATGAGcagtgcagagacagagattCAGTCAGCTGCCCCAAATTGAACATCTCGGCAAGAACCTTACTTCTGGTCGACGGGCTTTCTGACATCCAGCAAAAGGAGCATGACCTGATGCAGGTTGGGGCGACtcaaggagggaaaagaaatcATCTCAGACAGCTGGTGCTGGCCAAGCTTCTGGAGCCCCTGACGCGGGTCAGTTTGCCTCCCAGGGTCTCCCTCACAGTTGGAGTCGCCGGTATTGGCAAGACCACCTGGGTCAGACACTTCATCAGACAGTGGAGCCAAGGGGCCATCTGTTCAGATGTGAGCTTCGTCTTACCTTTTACCTTTTGTCAGCTGAACTCACTGGAGAAGCTTTCAGCTGAGAAATTGGTAAAAATGGCTTTTCCTCATTTAACAGACCCCAATCTGATCTTGAGCAGCTCCTGTCGGACACTGCTCATACTTGATGGTTTGGATGAATTCCGCTGCACATTAAATTTTTCTGATGCAGCACCCTGCAGCGACCCGAAGAAAGAAGTGTCCATTGACGACTTAGTTACTAACATCATCCGGGGGAATCTGCTGCCTGACGTAGCAGTGTGGGTGACTTCCAGGCCGGGAGTGGCCTCGCTCATCCCAGGAGGACTGGTAGACAGGGTGACAGAGATCCCAGGATTCAGCCCAAAGGACATCCAGATCTTCCTAAACCACCACTTCTCCGAGAAGGATTTCGCTAGGAAAATATGGGCACACTTGGAGTCCCATAAGATCTTAATGGTGATGTGCTACATACCGTGCATTTGCTGGATAGTAGCTGATACTCTGATGTACATCATGCAGAGTGAAACACAGGAGAGCCTTCCAAGGACTTGCACTGAGCTCTACGCCCACTTCTGTTCCATGAAGGCAGAAGTAGGCGAACCAAGAGGCAGGGAGCCTGTGAAAACGGAGCAGCTTCATGGGAGCAATCGTAAACTGCTGGGGAATCTTGGGCGACTGGCATTTTATGGGCTCCTCAAACACAAGTACACCTTCAGTGAGCAGGACCTCAGGGCCTATGGGATAGATCTACTGTTAACTCAAGGCAGTCTTGGTGCAGGAGTTCTTGTTCGGGAGGAGTCAGCCATATACACAACCTATCGGTTCACACATCTGACGCTGCAGGAGTTTCTTGCAGCTACTTTCTACCATATCTCCTCCAAGCGAGCCATCTTTGACTTGTTCTCAGAGAGCACCATGTCCTGGCCCAAGATCGGTTTCCAGAATCACTTCAGAAGTGCCTTTCAGCATGCACAACAGGCTGAAGAAGGTCATTTGGATGTGTTTGTGCGCTTCCTGACAGGCCTGCTGTGCCCAATGGCACTGAAACCTCTCGCTGGGCTTTTGGCCCTTGGGAAAGATGATGGAAATCAGAAGGGCTGGGCAGCAGGATTTTTACAAGGCCTCTTGGACAGCGGGGGTGCTGTGGTGTCCCTGCGTGCAGTCAACCTGGCTTATTGTTTACAAGAGCTgcaacacacagagctgttgcGGAGTGTAGAGGATGATTTACGGCTTGGTAGTCTGGCAGGGAAGTTAAGTCGGGCTCATTGTGTTGTGCTGGGCTACCTGCTGCATGTGTCTCCAGAGTGCAGCGAACAGACCAACCTTACAGGCTCTCTGAACTACGCCACAGTGAAATGTTTGCTCCCACAGTTGCTGTACTGCAGCCATCTCAG GTTGGAGAATAATCACTTCAAAGATGATGTCATGGAATTGCTGGGAAGCCTCCTGAGCGCCAAAGACTGCCATATTCAGAAGATAAG TTTGGCAGAAAACGCCATCAGCAACAAAGGAGCCAAAGCACTGAGCCGAGCCCTGTTGGTGAACCGGACACTAATTTCTCTCAA TCTCCGGAACAACAATATCGGCTCTAAAGGTGCAAAGTTCCTGGCTGAAGCTCTGAAAATGAACCAAGTCCTGGTATCGATCAA CTTCCAGAACAATGCCATTGAGGAAGAAGGAGCTCAGGCCCTTGCAGAAGTACTGCAGTGCAACCGCAAATTGGTGTCGCTGAA TGTACGGAAGAATACAATTGGAGCAGGTGGAGCCAAGAGGATTGCGGATGCGCTGAAGACAAACCGGACTCTCACAAAGCTGAT CCTTTGTAGCAACCAGCTTGGGGACAAAGGAACCGTGGCCCTGGCAGAGGCTTTGACACTCAACCACACTCTGCTCTCGCTTCA ACTTCAGAGTAACTCGATCAGCAACAGGGGGATGACTGCCTTAACCAAAGCACTCAGGCTGAACCGTGGCCTTGTCTCCTTAAA TTTAAGGGAGAACTCCATCGGGGTGGAGGGAGCAAAGAACATGGCCCATGCGCTCCATGAGAACAACTCTCTACAGGACCTCGA TCTCACAGCCAACCTCTTGCATGATGATGGTGTTCAGGCTATAGCTGGCGCAATCAAGTTTAATCAAGGCCTCACCTCTCTGCA TCTCCAGTGGAACTTCATCAAGTCCTCTGCCACTAAAGCTCTGGCCCATGCTCTGATCTCCAACAGCACAATGCAGCTCTTGGA tctACAGGAGAACGCTATTGGGAATGAAGGCGTCATTTTTCTTGCAGAAGCCCTGAAAACCAACGCGTCTCTTCATACATTGTG TCTCCAGGGGGTCTCAGCAGGCACAAAAGGCGCCATTGCCATGGCAGAGGCTCTATTGACCAACCAAACCCTGCAAACATTAGA tctaCGTGGGAACACTGTGGGGATGGAGGGAGCGAAAGCTCTGGCTAATGCACTGAAAAGCAACAGAAGCCTCAAGTCATTGAA TCTGCAGGAGAACTCTCTGGGTATGGATGGAGCAATATTCATTGCAACAGCCTTGAAGGGAAACCATCAACTGACATACATCAA tttgcAGGGAAACGGCATCGGCGAATCTGGAGCAAAGGTCATATCTGATGCCATAAGAGCCAATGCCCCGGGCTGTGTGGTGGATATCTGA